In Acidobacteriota bacterium, a single genomic region encodes these proteins:
- a CDS encoding tetratricopeptide repeat protein — MRRLPLAIAVITPLAGAAAASLVAEGVRRVARLTGEGATPGAPALVAIASSVAVSAALCGWISRRAARAGGSHGRGVPAALGLAALAAAIAGFLVPASTARAAWLWSTIQREEGSLAAFLLDAGAVAIAVAIPVAALSLLASVEPAPSSSRTIGLLLLGAAVAAALGVPSPGGGALAAVVLLAVCPALWYTASSRALPTAATRLSQASLVDPTISGSPRPPRPRALTRAPLVAILLALSGASGAVALAGLERLARLAIGTAPASGTACAIAGLAASGFGALMAPRALRRAAGPWRLLGACLALAGSSALFAAIVADMLPHAFLGVLARAGGADRGEAAARMTVAAIVFLAPCLFAGASLGVAASIFGGAIPLAAGGAGVAIGAAWPGIVIPSLGLEGAVALSATLLAVAGGLAVFLEQGSGWGRSMRALTLLLVCAALLWGLDPWDRRLLSAGIAENPALYLEDGESRLAERVSHDRILMYADGSASTVAIKLVEGKLPVLFVDGAVIPLAGFEDRRGQFLAGSLPALLGPDRGRALVLASGAPATLEALGRFRGLTIDVAAGDAAAARFALEAPALASGPLASPASADASPSGGAVGTGFGAAPTPHAPASPGASRSAPRFLPGDAVRALARDADGYDLVTSPPLSRERDLLEIFDPHTLALIREHLRPGGVVCLPLPLRRLSAEGMDVARRLFGRVFADASAWSAGSELFLVGGAGASKIPLERIALRMREGEIADDLRALGIEDSARLVSLRLFTLAPEPLPQAAGGARDEGAAFAAAAAAGTMETHAAENLRSLAARLEPPDASIVFPDSWSPEAREALGRRLGVLLEVRRRVLEARAALASGDAPLSLRRADAALDFDTSDQAARSIAARALCLSAEAALAHGQRGVAAESYERALDADPQSVEALTALSWIRHEQGRDDIAESLARRAIDLAPQTAILHYRLGLLRLGARDLGGAETSLLRAADLDPRQPEPLLALGDVACGRGLSARAHDLYERALALGGREAETRTALAAVDLDEGRSDDASREIEAALRAKPGDPEALLTRARLHAKLGEQDAARRDLLAAVTTGGGPYRARAMATPELRRLLYDDVKGGGMR, encoded by the coding sequence GTGAGAAGACTCCCCCTCGCGATCGCCGTCATCACGCCGCTCGCCGGAGCCGCCGCCGCGTCCCTCGTCGCGGAGGGGGTGCGCCGCGTCGCGCGCCTCACGGGGGAGGGGGCCACGCCCGGGGCTCCCGCCCTCGTCGCCATCGCCTCGTCGGTGGCCGTGAGCGCCGCCCTGTGCGGATGGATCTCGCGCCGCGCGGCGCGCGCGGGGGGATCGCACGGACGCGGCGTCCCCGCGGCGCTCGGCCTCGCCGCGCTCGCCGCCGCCATCGCGGGCTTCCTCGTCCCCGCCTCCACGGCCCGGGCCGCCTGGCTCTGGTCCACGATCCAGCGGGAGGAGGGGAGCCTCGCCGCCTTCCTTCTCGACGCGGGGGCGGTCGCCATCGCCGTCGCGATCCCCGTGGCCGCCCTCTCGCTCCTCGCCTCGGTCGAGCCGGCCCCCTCCTCGAGCCGGACGATCGGGCTCCTCCTCCTCGGCGCCGCCGTCGCCGCCGCGCTCGGCGTCCCGTCGCCCGGGGGCGGCGCGCTGGCCGCGGTCGTCCTCCTCGCCGTGTGCCCGGCCCTCTGGTACACCGCCTCGTCCCGCGCCCTCCCCACGGCGGCCACGAGATTGTCTCAAGCCTCCCTGGTGGATCCAACAATCTCAGGGTCACCCCGGCCCCCGCGCCCACGCGCGCTCACCCGCGCCCCCCTCGTCGCGATTCTCCTCGCCCTCTCCGGCGCCTCGGGGGCCGTCGCCCTCGCGGGGCTCGAGCGCCTCGCGCGCCTCGCCATCGGAACCGCTCCCGCCAGCGGGACGGCCTGCGCGATCGCCGGGCTCGCCGCCTCGGGGTTCGGCGCCCTCATGGCGCCGCGGGCGCTGCGCCGCGCCGCGGGACCGTGGCGCCTCCTCGGGGCGTGCCTCGCCCTGGCCGGATCGAGCGCCCTCTTCGCCGCGATCGTCGCCGACATGCTCCCGCACGCCTTCCTCGGCGTCCTCGCGCGCGCGGGAGGGGCCGACCGGGGTGAGGCGGCGGCGCGGATGACCGTGGCGGCGATCGTGTTCCTGGCGCCCTGCCTCTTCGCCGGCGCGTCGCTGGGGGTGGCGGCGTCGATCTTCGGGGGGGCGATCCCGCTGGCGGCGGGGGGCGCCGGGGTCGCGATCGGCGCGGCGTGGCCGGGGATCGTCATCCCGTCTCTCGGCCTCGAGGGGGCGGTCGCTCTCTCGGCGACGCTCCTCGCCGTCGCCGGCGGCCTGGCCGTTTTCCTGGAGCAGGGATCGGGGTGGGGGCGATCGATGCGCGCCCTGACGCTCCTTCTCGTGTGCGCCGCCCTCCTGTGGGGGCTCGATCCGTGGGACCGCAGGTTGCTGTCGGCCGGGATCGCGGAGAACCCCGCCCTCTACCTCGAGGACGGCGAGTCGCGCCTCGCCGAGCGCGTGAGCCACGATCGGATTTTGATGTACGCGGACGGATCGGCGAGCACGGTGGCGATCAAGCTCGTCGAGGGAAAGCTCCCCGTCCTCTTCGTCGACGGCGCGGTGATCCCGCTCGCCGGCTTCGAGGACCGCCGGGGGCAGTTCCTCGCAGGGTCCCTGCCGGCCCTCCTCGGCCCGGACCGGGGGCGCGCGCTCGTCCTCGCCTCGGGCGCCCCCGCGACGCTCGAGGCCCTCGGCCGCTTCCGCGGCCTGACGATCGACGTCGCCGCCGGGGACGCCGCGGCCGCGCGGTTCGCCCTCGAAGCCCCCGCCCTCGCTTCGGGGCCGCTCGCCTCTCCGGCCTCCGCCGACGCGAGTCCTTCCGGCGGCGCCGTGGGGACGGGCTTCGGCGCGGCACCGACCCCCCACGCCCCCGCCTCTCCCGGCGCCTCCCGGTCCGCGCCGAGGTTTCTCCCGGGGGACGCCGTCCGCGCCCTGGCGCGCGACGCCGACGGGTACGACCTCGTCACCTCGCCCCCTCTCTCGCGCGAGCGGGATCTCCTCGAGATCTTCGATCCCCACACCCTCGCCCTCATCCGCGAGCACCTCCGCCCCGGCGGCGTGGTCTGCCTGCCTCTTCCGCTGCGCCGCCTCTCGGCCGAGGGGATGGACGTGGCGCGCCGCCTCTTCGGGCGCGTCTTCGCCGACGCGAGCGCGTGGAGCGCGGGCTCCGAGCTCTTCCTCGTCGGCGGCGCGGGCGCGTCGAAGATCCCGCTCGAGCGCATCGCCCTCAGGATGCGCGAAGGGGAGATCGCCGACGACCTGCGCGCCCTGGGGATCGAGGACTCCGCGCGGCTCGTGTCGCTGCGCCTCTTCACCCTCGCGCCGGAGCCGCTCCCGCAGGCGGCGGGAGGGGCGCGGGACGAGGGGGCGGCCTTCGCCGCGGCCGCGGCGGCCGGCACGATGGAGACCCACGCCGCGGAGAACCTCCGCTCCCTCGCCGCGCGCCTCGAGCCCCCCGATGCGTCGATCGTCTTCCCCGATTCATGGTCCCCCGAGGCGCGCGAGGCGCTCGGTCGCCGCCTGGGCGTCCTCCTCGAGGTGAGGCGGCGCGTCCTCGAGGCGCGCGCGGCGCTCGCGTCGGGAGACGCTCCCCTCAGCCTCCGTCGCGCCGACGCCGCGCTCGACTTCGACACGTCGGATCAGGCCGCGCGATCGATCGCCGCCCGCGCCCTCTGCCTCTCCGCGGAGGCCGCCCTCGCCCACGGGCAGCGAGGGGTCGCCGCCGAGAGCTACGAGCGCGCCCTCGACGCCGACCCGCAGTCGGTCGAGGCCCTCACCGCGCTCTCGTGGATCCGGCACGAGCAGGGACGGGACGACATCGCGGAGTCGCTCGCGCGGCGGGCGATCGATCTGGCCCCGCAGACGGCGATCCTCCACTACCGGCTCGGGCTCCTCCGCCTGGGGGCGCGCGATCTCGGCGGCGCCGAGACGAGCCTCCTGCGCGCGGCCGATCTCGATCCGCGCCAGCCCGAGCCCCTCCTCGCGCTCGGCGACGTCGCGTGCGGGCGCGGCCTCTCGGCGCGGGCGCACGATCTCTACGAGCGCGCGCTCGCGCTCGGAGGGCGCGAGGCCGAGACGCGCACCGCGCTCGCCGCGGTGGATCTCGACGAGGGGAGGAGCGACGACGCGAGCCGCGAGATCGAGGCGGCGCTCCGCGCGAAGCCCGGGGACCCGGAGGCGCTCCTGACGCGGGCGCGCCTCCATGCGAAGCTGGGCGAGCAGGACGCGGCGCGGCGCGATCTCCTCGCCGCCGTCACGACCGGAGGCGGCCCGTACCGCGCGCGCGCGATGGCGACTCCCGAGCTCCGCCGGCTCCTGTACGACGACGTCAAGGGAGGGGGGATGAGATGA
- the rnc gene encoding ribonuclease III, with translation MSDAAEAARDLEPALGYRFEDAARLDLALTHSSRAYETGSRDRHNERLEFLGDAILGFVVGERLLEAAGAGAQVGDLSRRRAELVSEAPLAARARALGLGPHIRLGKGASRTGERERDSILADALEAVVAAIYLDGGLDAARAFVLRLFEGDIAARPGALAGDAKSRLQEILQARGLPVPEYRVVAESPTPQDPRFDVEVLSEGKALARGTGRTKKAAETEAAKAALDALPG, from the coding sequence ATGAGCGACGCGGCGGAAGCGGCCCGCGATCTCGAGCCGGCGCTCGGGTACCGTTTCGAGGACGCCGCGCGACTCGATCTCGCCCTGACGCACAGCTCGCGCGCGTACGAGACGGGATCCCGGGACCGCCACAACGAGCGGCTCGAGTTCCTCGGCGACGCGATCCTCGGCTTCGTCGTCGGGGAGCGCCTACTCGAGGCCGCCGGGGCGGGGGCCCAGGTCGGCGACCTGTCGAGGCGGCGCGCCGAGCTGGTCAGCGAGGCCCCCCTCGCGGCGCGGGCGAGGGCCCTGGGACTCGGCCCTCACATCCGTCTCGGCAAGGGAGCCTCCCGCACCGGCGAGCGCGAGCGCGACTCGATCCTCGCCGACGCCCTCGAGGCGGTCGTCGCCGCGATCTACCTCGACGGCGGGCTCGACGCCGCCCGGGCCTTCGTCCTCCGCCTCTTCGAGGGGGACATCGCTGCGCGCCCCGGCGCGCTGGCGGGGGACGCCAAGTCGCGCCTCCAGGAGATCCTGCAGGCGCGAGGCCTTCCCGTTCCCGAGTACCGCGTCGTCGCCGAGAGCCCCACCCCGCAGGATCCGAGGTTCGACGTGGAGGTCCTCTCCGAGGGGAAGGCGCTCGCGCGCGGAACGGGACGGACGAAGAAGGCCGCCGAGACCGAGGCGGCGAAGGCGGCGCTCGACGCCCTCCCGGGGTGA